A genomic region of Zea mays cultivar B73 chromosome 6, Zm-B73-REFERENCE-NAM-5.0, whole genome shotgun sequence contains the following coding sequences:
- the LOC100192828 gene encoding Protein N-terminal asparagine amidohydrolase has translation MLLLDGDLVLSSSGSTGAASRTSDSGRELVAALLESPGIRHAVDRLKVAPERRISAGQEGAPKHVYVFQREYATVDPARVELVGTDEATTCIGVVIRNNKTGMTSVSHMDFPEIVEGGIKQMLELLGDDNAPFDVHLIGGFADASTKVVRSSGKKHIKQEGYSYPLCCKIVEVLHKSQLQFHLRSFCVLENNTKSDSFGNALPIIGGFVVETSSGVVIPATFDMDSRCPDEVVRRIRVSVSSYDPTWQGRLLETYDTQDDVFQIAPACWMPDWADIASSLNQLSDSEVLLRCSTSPAAEPPHFVENERRIWKYLIDNPDWEETFPKHKPRVFHRASDGSWSRYS, from the exons ATGCTCCTCCTCGACGGCGACCTTGTCCTCTCCTCCTCCGGAAGCACCGGCGCTGCCTCTCGCACG AGCGACAGCGGGAGGGAGCTCGTGGCGGCGCTCTTGGAGAGCCCCGGGATCCGCCACGCGGTCGACCGGCTGAAGGTCGCGCCGGAGAGGCGGATCTCGGCAGGGCAGGAGGGGGCGCCGAAGCACGTCTACGTGTTCCAGCGGGAGTACGCCACGGTGGATCCGGCGCGCGTCGAG TTAGTTGGCACAGATGAGGCTACTACATGCATTGGTGTTGTAATTCGCAACAACAAGACTGGAAT GACCTCTGTTAGCCATATGGATTTTCCAGAAATTGTGGAGGGAGGGATCAAGCAGATGTTAGAATTACTTGGTGATGACAATGCACCATTTGAT GTTCACCTTATTGGTGGCTTTGCTGATGCTTCCACAAAG GTTGTTCGTTCCTCTGGAAAGAAACACATCAAACAGGAAGGGTATTCCTATCCACTATGTTGCAAAATAGTTGAAGTGCTGCATAAGTCCCAGCTACAATTCCACCTTCGATCATTTTGTGTCCTTGAGAATAACACGAAGAGTGACTCATTTGGAAATGCGCTACCTATAATTGGTGGATTTGTG GTTGAAACCTCATCTGGAGTTGTGATACCAGCAACCTTTGATATGGATTCAAGGTGCCCAGATGAAGTTGTCAGGAGAATTCGTGTGAGCGTTAGCTCTTATGATCCAACTTGGCAaggaaggttgctggagacttacGATACTCAGGACGATGTTTTCCAAATTGCACCTGCCTGCTG GATGCCAGATTGGGCCGATATAGCGTCCTCACTCAACCAGCTCTCGGACTCCGAAGTCCTGCTGCGGTGCTCCACCTCTCCAGCCGCAGAACCACCTCACTTCGTGGAAAACGAAAGAAG GATCTGGAAATACCTGATCGATAACCCGGACTGGGAAGAGACGTTCCCAAAACACAAGCCCCGGGTGTTCCATAGGGCAAGCGACGGAAGCTGGTCAAGGTACTCGTAG